In a genomic window of Thermoanaerobaculales bacterium:
- a CDS encoding efflux RND transporter permease subunit — protein sequence MNLYDTAIRRPVFTVMAMVALIAFGILGYQTLPINLLPSLDIPIVTVITILPGASPEVVESDVTDVIEREVNTIEGIRQLTSYSGQGVSQITITFVLERDIDIAAQDVRDKVSGAVGNLPLDAEPPIVQKLDINSQPMLWMSFSGLDARELSDYADQVIRPRLQSVPGVGNVFLAGFREPMMRLWIDRDRLAAHGLAVTDIIAAVGRENLELPGGFIEGDRYELAVRNLGLFETVEDFNEMIVATVDGRPIRLSDVGIAQLGIGDERGLGRYNLEPSLGLGVAPRSGANLVDVNNAAIARMRQLEADFPEGASWNIAFNGAEFVEKSIGNVKFDIAYGAILAILVVFVFLRSWRSTLIVSLAIPTSLIATFGFMRAFGFSLNNLTTLALALSVGVVIDDAIVVLENIYRHQEGGEDPLAAAHSATREIALAAMAATFSIAAVFVPVAYMRGMIGRFLYEFGISVAAAVLISLFVALTLTPMMASRMLRVRRKHGRLYEYLEGGFRGLERWYRRWLDVALRHKAATLVIATLIFLGSLALLPIIGGQFAPQEDMSLFMVTIEAPVGTSLPAMDRRMQRIERIVLSQPEVLGAFAAVDIEERGQVNSGVMFVRMLAPANRDAEQSEVVQRLRRELATVQGVQARVVEFSFYNISGEGGDWGLSYSIRGPELAELDRIGRRMVERLSAIPGFVDLDTNLDLEQPQLFVTVDRERARDLGLDAATVYETVYSLVAGREIGSYTTGGKRYEVWMKVLPSQTRSPEDIGALQVRTPSGAMVRLDSVVDIRHGVGPININRSDRERSILLTGNLEGIPLNRAVEIVDGVLAEELPEGYHARATGQAEEFADAMNALLFAVGLAILIVYMLLASQFNSLLHPFTIMLALPPAMTGALVALLATGHTMNIMSVIGIILLFGLVTKNSILLVDLTIQRQQQGMDPEAALRDACPIRLRPILMTSLSMIFGVLPVALSLGEGGEARAPMAVATAGGMITSTAMTLFVVPVVYAYMDRLSARIVRRRERHEVQLEAEQAG from the coding sequence ATGAATTTGTACGACACCGCGATCCGTCGACCGGTCTTCACCGTCATGGCGATGGTGGCGCTGATCGCCTTCGGCATCCTCGGCTACCAGACGCTTCCGATCAACCTGCTGCCGTCGCTCGACATCCCGATCGTCACCGTGATCACGATCCTGCCAGGGGCGTCGCCCGAGGTGGTCGAGTCGGACGTCACCGACGTCATCGAGCGCGAGGTCAACACGATCGAGGGCATCCGCCAGCTGACCTCCTACTCGGGCCAGGGCGTCTCCCAGATCACCATCACCTTCGTGCTCGAGCGCGACATCGACATCGCGGCGCAGGACGTCCGCGACAAGGTCTCCGGCGCGGTCGGCAACCTGCCCCTCGACGCCGAGCCGCCGATCGTCCAGAAGCTCGACATCAACTCCCAGCCGATGCTGTGGATGTCGTTCTCCGGTCTCGATGCCCGCGAGCTTTCAGACTACGCGGACCAGGTCATCAGGCCCCGCCTCCAGTCCGTGCCGGGGGTCGGCAACGTGTTCCTGGCCGGGTTCCGCGAGCCGATGATGCGGCTGTGGATCGACCGCGACCGGCTGGCCGCGCACGGCCTCGCCGTCACCGACATCATCGCCGCGGTCGGCCGCGAAAACCTGGAGCTTCCGGGCGGCTTCATCGAGGGCGACCGCTACGAGCTGGCGGTGCGGAACCTCGGCCTGTTCGAGACCGTGGAGGACTTCAACGAGATGATCGTCGCCACCGTCGACGGCCGCCCGATCCGGCTGTCCGACGTCGGCATCGCCCAGCTCGGCATCGGCGACGAGCGCGGCCTCGGCCGCTACAACCTCGAGCCGTCGCTCGGCCTGGGCGTGGCGCCCCGGTCCGGCGCCAACCTGGTCGACGTCAACAACGCCGCCATCGCCCGCATGAGGCAGCTCGAGGCCGACTTCCCGGAGGGCGCGTCCTGGAACATCGCCTTCAACGGCGCCGAGTTCGTCGAGAAGTCGATCGGGAACGTCAAGTTCGACATCGCCTACGGCGCCATCCTGGCGATCCTGGTGGTGTTCGTCTTCCTGCGCTCGTGGCGCTCGACCCTGATCGTGTCGCTCGCCATCCCGACCTCGCTGATCGCCACCTTCGGCTTCATGCGGGCCTTCGGCTTCTCGCTCAACAACCTCACCACCCTCGCCCTGGCGCTGTCGGTGGGCGTGGTCATCGACGACGCCATCGTCGTCCTGGAGAACATCTACCGCCACCAGGAGGGAGGCGAGGACCCGCTGGCGGCGGCCCACAGCGCCACTCGCGAGATCGCGCTCGCCGCCATGGCCGCGACCTTCTCGATCGCAGCGGTGTTCGTGCCGGTCGCCTACATGCGGGGCATGATCGGGCGCTTCCTCTACGAGTTCGGGATCTCGGTGGCGGCGGCGGTGCTGATCTCGCTGTTCGTCGCCCTCACCCTGACCCCGATGATGGCCTCCAGGATGCTGCGCGTGCGCCGAAAGCACGGCCGGCTCTACGAGTACCTCGAGGGCGGGTTCCGCGGCCTCGAGCGGTGGTACCGGCGGTGGCTCGACGTCGCGCTGCGCCACAAGGCGGCGACGCTCGTCATCGCGACCCTGATCTTCCTCGGCAGCCTCGCCCTGCTGCCGATCATCGGCGGCCAGTTCGCGCCCCAGGAGGACATGTCGCTGTTCATGGTCACCATCGAGGCGCCGGTCGGCACGTCGCTGCCGGCCATGGACCGCAGAATGCAGCGGATCGAGCGCATCGTGCTGTCGCAGCCCGAGGTCCTCGGGGCGTTCGCGGCGGTCGACATCGAGGAGCGCGGCCAGGTCAACTCAGGCGTCATGTTCGTCCGGATGCTGGCGCCGGCCAACCGCGACGCCGAGCAGTCAGAGGTCGTGCAGCGCCTGCGCCGCGAGCTGGCGACGGTCCAGGGCGTGCAGGCGCGGGTCGTGGAGTTCTCGTTCTACAACATCTCGGGCGAGGGCGGCGACTGGGGGCTGTCGTACTCGATCCGCGGGCCCGAGCTCGCCGAGCTCGACCGCATCGGCCGCAGGATGGTGGAGCGGCTGTCCGCAATCCCGGGCTTCGTCGACCTCGACACCAACCTCGACCTCGAGCAGCCGCAGCTGTTCGTCACCGTCGACCGCGAGCGCGCCCGCGACCTCGGGCTCGACGCGGCGACCGTCTACGAGACCGTCTACTCGCTGGTCGCGGGCCGCGAGATCGGCTCGTACACCACCGGCGGCAAGCGCTACGAGGTGTGGATGAAGGTCCTCCCGTCGCAGACCAGGTCGCCGGAGGACATCGGAGCGCTCCAGGTGAGGACGCCGTCGGGCGCGATGGTGCGCCTCGACTCGGTGGTCGACATCCGCCACGGCGTCGGGCCGATCAACATCAACCGCAGCGACCGCGAGCGCTCGATCCTGCTCACCGGCAACCTCGAGGGGATCCCGCTCAACCGCGCCGTCGAGATCGTCGACGGAGTGCTCGCCGAGGAGCTCCCCGAGGGCTACCACGCCCGCGCCACCGGGCAGGCCGAGGAGTTCGCCGACGCGATGAACGCGCTGCTGTTCGCGGTCGGGCTCGCGATCCTGATCGTCTACATGCTGCTGGCCAGCCAGTTCAACTCGCTGCTCCACCCGTTCACGATCATGCTCGCGCTGCCGCCCGCGATGACCGGCGCGCTGGTGGCGCTGCTCGCCACCGGCCACACCATGAACATCATGTCGGTCATCGGCATCATCCTGCTGTTCGGACTGGTGACCAAGAACTCGATCCTGCTCGTCGACCTCACCATCCAGCGCCAGCAGCAGGGCATGGACCCCGAGGCGGCGCTGCGCGACGCCTGCCCGATCCGGCTGCGGCCGATCCTGATGACCTCGCTGTCGATGATCTTCGGCGTGCTGCCGGTCGCGCTGTCCCTCGGCGAGGGCGGCGAGGCGCGGGCGCCGATGGCGGTCGCCACCGCCGGCGGCATGATCACCTCGACGGCGATGACGCTGTTCGTGGTGCCGGTGGTGTACGCCTACATGGACCGGCTCAGCGCCCGCATCGTCCGGCGCCGGGAGCGCCACGAGGTGCAGCTCGAGGCCGAGCAGGCCGGCTGA
- a CDS encoding TolC family protein, whose protein sequence is MPRTPTLAPAAAGIALFIGLLPGALHAQAQEQGSTLPGLVRTAIATHEDVARADSQIRRAQADIKLTSSALLPRLDLNGSWTRYQDELSIELTPGEKFVIQPSTDWGWSADLSQTLFYGLRDWRARDIAKLSRDIAQLQRTTVVNDLTLAVAAAFYTAVAAEQRVAVERVALEASSTQLKVAERRFEVGEVPVADVARWRAEVAAGRQRLVVAEGEAEIARRRLARAAGVPEVGSLIAPGPVPVPPGEDESLRLQAMDGRLEMATLRNQLEAAGLWVRVERGGWLPELDANVQYLQQKSEFPSDSWLSLSLNLRVPVYDGGLTAARVARAKEDLREVELLEVEVRKAISDQVDSAAVTYRAATAALEAAGERREASREAYRQVDRAYRVGEATALDLLDATSEATDAENTLIIAKAQREYQAIALRHAIGLPPLPDLDPSSLLNEEATP, encoded by the coding sequence ATGCCCCGAACACCGACGCTGGCGCCGGCTGCGGCCGGCATCGCCCTGTTCATCGGGCTGTTGCCCGGCGCGCTGCACGCGCAGGCTCAGGAGCAGGGGTCGACCCTGCCCGGGCTGGTGCGCACCGCGATCGCGACCCACGAGGACGTGGCGCGGGCCGACAGCCAGATCCGGCGCGCCCAGGCAGACATCAAGCTCACCTCATCCGCGCTGCTGCCCCGTCTCGACCTCAACGGCTCATGGACCCGCTACCAGGACGAGCTGTCGATCGAGCTCACGCCGGGCGAGAAGTTCGTGATCCAGCCGTCGACCGACTGGGGGTGGAGCGCCGACCTGTCGCAGACCCTGTTCTACGGGCTGCGCGACTGGCGGGCGCGCGACATCGCGAAGCTGAGCCGGGACATCGCACAGCTGCAGCGCACCACCGTGGTCAACGACCTCACGCTCGCGGTCGCCGCCGCCTTCTACACCGCGGTCGCGGCCGAGCAGCGGGTCGCGGTCGAGCGGGTCGCGCTCGAGGCCAGCTCGACCCAGCTCAAGGTGGCCGAGCGGCGCTTCGAGGTCGGCGAGGTGCCGGTCGCCGACGTCGCGCGGTGGCGCGCCGAGGTCGCCGCCGGGCGCCAGCGGCTGGTCGTGGCCGAGGGCGAGGCCGAGATCGCCCGCAGGCGGCTGGCGCGGGCTGCCGGCGTTCCCGAGGTCGGCTCCCTGATTGCCCCCGGGCCGGTCCCGGTGCCGCCCGGGGAGGACGAGTCGCTCCGCCTGCAGGCGATGGACGGCCGGCTGGAGATGGCGACCCTGCGCAACCAGCTCGAGGCGGCCGGCCTCTGGGTCAGGGTGGAGCGCGGCGGCTGGCTGCCGGAGCTCGACGCCAACGTCCAGTACCTCCAGCAGAAGTCGGAGTTCCCTTCAGACAGCTGGCTGTCGCTGAGCCTCAACCTCCGGGTCCCGGTGTACGACGGCGGCCTCACCGCCGCCCGGGTCGCCAGGGCCAAGGAAGACCTCCGCGAGGTCGAGCTGCTCGAGGTTGAGGTCCGCAAGGCGATCAGCGACCAGGTCGACTCGGCGGCCGTCACCTACCGGGCGGCGACGGCGGCCCTCGAGGCGGCCGGCGAGCGCCGCGAGGCCTCGCGCGAGGCCTATCGGCAGGTCGATCGCGCCTACCGCGTCGGCGAGGCGACCGCCCTCGACCTGCTCGACGCCACCAGCGAGGCTACCGACGCGGAGAACACCTTGATCATCGCCAAGGCGCAGCGGGAGTACCAGGCGATCGCCCTTCGCCACGCGATCGGGCTGCCGCCGCTGCCCGACCTCGACCCTTCATCACTGCTAAACGAGGAAGCAACACCATGA
- a CDS encoding insulinase family protein has translation MKLAPHPIAFVLVLAASLAGCGSSQAPAHATVAPAAPAPVVELADGALPLDPAVVAGRLPNGLSYYLRSHGEPRDRAELRLAVNAGSILEDDDQRGLAHFVEHMAFNGTESFARQELVDYLESIGMRFGADVNAYTSFDETVYMLTVPTDDPELLATAVEILSEWAARISFEGDEIDKERGVLIEEWRLGRGARARIFDRQAPVIFHGSRYAERLTIGDKETLESAPHDALRRFYRDWYRPDLMAVVAVGDFDPARVEELIRSRFAAIPPASGARPRVAYPVPDHDATLTTIVTDPEATTTMVRVLHKLPKEELVTEQDYRRSLVENLYDGMLNRRLQERTREADPPFLMAFGGSGNLVREKGSYSLIEVVDEGGLDRGLEALLTEAERVRRHGFEPTELEREKAAYLRAMEQSYRERDKVPSAALADEYVRLFLEREAAPGIAFELALVREHLPGITLAEVNALSRRLLAGSSRVVAVSAPEKAGLAPPDEAAIATVLARVEAADIAPYRDLVADQPLMAAPPPPVEIVAEGAIEEIGVTDWRLANGVRVVLKPTDFRNDEVLFSAFSPGGTSLVEDRDWVAAATAGAVILEGGVGPFDLTVLQKMLADKVVAVGPTISELEEGLSGRASPEDLETALQLVSLYFTEPRPSAQAFASVRERYRGMVENRLAQPEAEFSDTVTRLLTQDHPRRRPWTKELLEQMDLETSARVYRDRFADASDFTFVFVGSFSLDEIRPLVQRYLGNLPSTGRRESWRDVGVGAPDGVTEQVVARGIEPKSRVSITFPHDFEWSRANRFELLSVADVLRIRLRELIREDEGGSYGISVRASAERVPRQTASLTVSFGCDPERVDELKALVYEEIRFLQTDGPDPGHVAKVQQQDRRERELQLRENGFWLARIESSIWNEEDLRLILEDDALVDSLTPESIRAAAARWVDLDRRVEVVLVPAATTVAPEALAS, from the coding sequence ATGAAGCTCGCGCCGCACCCGATCGCATTCGTGCTCGTCCTCGCCGCGTCTCTCGCCGGCTGCGGCAGCTCGCAGGCCCCGGCCCATGCGACCGTCGCGCCGGCGGCGCCGGCGCCGGTTGTGGAGCTCGCGGACGGGGCGCTGCCCCTCGACCCGGCGGTCGTGGCGGGCCGGCTGCCGAACGGCCTCAGCTACTACCTCCGGAGCCACGGTGAGCCGCGGGACCGCGCCGAGCTCCGGCTGGCGGTCAACGCCGGCTCGATCCTCGAGGACGACGACCAGCGCGGCCTCGCCCACTTCGTCGAGCACATGGCCTTCAACGGCACCGAGAGCTTCGCGCGGCAGGAGCTGGTCGACTACCTGGAGTCGATCGGCATGCGCTTCGGCGCCGACGTCAACGCCTACACCTCCTTCGACGAGACCGTCTATATGCTGACGGTGCCGACCGACGACCCCGAGCTGCTGGCCACCGCGGTCGAGATCCTCTCCGAGTGGGCTGCCAGGATCAGCTTCGAGGGCGACGAGATCGACAAGGAGCGCGGGGTGCTGATCGAGGAGTGGCGGCTCGGCCGCGGCGCCCGCGCGCGGATCTTCGACAGGCAGGCACCGGTCATCTTCCACGGCTCGCGCTACGCCGAGCGGCTGACCATCGGCGACAAGGAGACCCTCGAGTCGGCGCCGCACGACGCCCTGCGGCGCTTCTACCGCGACTGGTACCGGCCCGACCTGATGGCGGTGGTGGCGGTCGGCGACTTCGACCCGGCCCGGGTCGAGGAGCTGATCAGGAGCCGCTTCGCGGCGATCCCACCGGCGAGCGGCGCGCGGCCCAGGGTCGCCTACCCGGTGCCGGACCACGACGCCACGCTGACCACCATCGTCACCGACCCCGAGGCCACCACCACGATGGTCCGCGTGCTCCACAAGCTGCCCAAGGAGGAGCTGGTCACCGAGCAGGACTACCGGCGGTCGCTGGTCGAGAACCTCTACGACGGCATGCTCAACCGCCGGCTGCAGGAGCGCACCCGCGAGGCCGACCCGCCGTTCCTGATGGCCTTCGGCGGCTCCGGCAACCTGGTCCGCGAGAAGGGCTCCTACAGCCTGATCGAGGTGGTGGACGAGGGCGGCCTCGACCGCGGCCTCGAGGCCCTGCTGACCGAGGCCGAGCGGGTCCGCCGCCACGGCTTCGAGCCGACCGAGCTCGAGCGCGAGAAGGCGGCCTACCTGCGCGCCATGGAGCAGTCCTATCGAGAGCGGGACAAGGTCCCCTCCGCTGCCCTCGCCGACGAGTACGTCCGGCTCTTCCTGGAGCGGGAGGCCGCGCCGGGCATCGCCTTCGAGCTCGCGCTGGTCCGGGAGCACCTGCCGGGCATCACCCTCGCCGAGGTCAACGCCCTGTCGCGCCGGCTGCTCGCCGGCTCGAGCCGGGTGGTCGCCGTCAGCGCGCCCGAAAAGGCGGGGCTCGCACCGCCGGACGAGGCCGCGATCGCGACGGTCCTGGCGCGGGTCGAGGCCGCCGACATCGCGCCCTACCGCGACCTGGTGGCGGACCAGCCCCTGATGGCCGCGCCGCCGCCGCCGGTCGAGATCGTGGCCGAGGGCGCCATCGAGGAGATCGGCGTCACCGACTGGCGCCTCGCCAACGGGGTGCGGGTGGTGCTGAAGCCCACCGACTTCAGAAACGACGAGGTCCTGTTCAGCGCCTTCAGCCCCGGCGGGACCTCGCTCGTCGAGGACCGCGACTGGGTCGCCGCCGCGACCGCCGGGGCGGTGATCCTCGAGGGCGGCGTCGGCCCCTTCGACCTGACGGTGCTCCAGAAGATGCTCGCCGACAAGGTGGTGGCCGTCGGCCCGACGATCTCCGAGCTCGAGGAGGGCCTGTCCGGCCGCGCCTCCCCCGAGGACCTCGAGACCGCGCTCCAGCTGGTCAGCCTCTACTTCACCGAGCCGCGGCCGTCCGCGCAGGCCTTCGCGTCGGTCCGCGAGCGCTACCGCGGCATGGTCGAAAACCGGCTCGCCCAGCCCGAGGCGGAGTTCTCCGACACGGTGACCCGGCTCCTCACCCAGGACCACCCCCGGCGCCGGCCGTGGACGAAGGAGCTGCTCGAGCAGATGGACCTCGAGACCTCGGCCAGGGTCTACCGCGATCGCTTCGCCGACGCCTCCGACTTCACCTTCGTTTTCGTCGGCAGCTTCTCGCTCGACGAGATCCGGCCGCTGGTCCAGCGCTACCTCGGCAACCTGCCGTCGACCGGCCGCCGGGAGAGCTGGCGCGACGTCGGCGTGGGCGCCCCGGACGGGGTGACCGAGCAGGTCGTGGCCCGGGGCATCGAGCCCAAGAGCAGGGTGTCGATCACCTTCCCCCACGACTTCGAGTGGTCGCGCGCCAACCGTTTCGAGCTGCTGTCGGTGGCGGACGTGCTCAGGATCCGGCTGCGCGAGCTGATCCGCGAGGACGAGGGCGGCAGCTACGGCATCTCGGTGCGCGCCTCCGCCGAGCGCGTGCCGCGCCAGACCGCCAGCCTCACCGTCTCGTTCGGCTGCGATCCGGAGCGAGTCGACGAGCTCAAGGCACTGGTGTACGAGGAGATCCGCTTCCTGCAGACGGACGGGCCGGACCCCGGGCACGTCGCCAAGGTCCAGCAGCAGGACCGCCGCGAGCGCGAGCTCCAGCTGCGCGAGAATGGCTTCTGGCTGGCCCGGATCGAGTCGTCAATCTGGAATGAGGAGGACCTCCGGCTGATTCTCGAGGACGACGCTCTGGTCGACTCGCTCACGCCGGAGTCGATCCGGGCCGCGGCGGCGCGCTGGGTCGATCTCGACCGCCGGGTCGAGGTCGTCCTGGTGCCGGCGGCGACCACGGTGGCGCCGGAGGCGCTCGCAAGCTGA
- the msrA gene encoding peptide-methionine (S)-S-oxide reductase MsrA, protein MNDRRETAIFGAGCFWGVEEAFRRIEGVVDATVGYAGGHAESPTYREVCSGSTGHAEVVRVVFDPARVSYRQLLEAFWSLHDPTQVDRQGPDVGSQYRSLILFSSPEQEAAARESRAALAASGQFPRPIATAIEPTGAFWPAEEYHQRYLEKRGIWSCHTR, encoded by the coding sequence ATGAATGACCGCCGAGAAACCGCGATCTTCGGCGCCGGCTGCTTCTGGGGCGTCGAGGAGGCGTTTCGGAGGATCGAGGGCGTGGTCGACGCCACCGTCGGCTACGCCGGCGGCCACGCCGAGAGCCCGACCTACCGCGAGGTCTGCAGCGGCTCGACCGGCCACGCCGAGGTGGTGCGGGTGGTCTTCGACCCGGCCCGGGTCAGCTACCGGCAGCTGCTCGAGGCCTTCTGGAGCCTCCACGACCCGACCCAGGTCGACCGCCAGGGACCGGACGTCGGCAGCCAGTACCGGTCGCTGATCCTCTTCTCATCGCCCGAGCAGGAGGCGGCCGCCCGGGAGTCGAGGGCCGCGCTCGCGGCGAGCGGGCAGTTCCCGCGCCCGATCGCCACCGCGATCGAGCCCACCGGCGCCTTCTGGCCAGCCGAGGAGTACCACCAGCGCTACCTGGAGAAGCGGGGGATCTGGAGCTGCCACACCCGGTGA
- a CDS encoding efflux RND transporter periplasmic adaptor subunit, which produces MSARHRTPLTIIAASLLASIMAACHPGGGETPEAAAAVREAALAPREVRLITPEVREERRSIQLVGEIRAFDSVEVSPEVAGKVEAVRAEVGDRVRSGQPLAEIDRTTYKIYLDQAEAQLLAASADLELAAKELERKRDLLSDNTIAPATFDQAKAAHDLAKAQVQSAEAARSLAQRNWERSVLRAPASGAITSRSVVAGQWTDVGQPLFELAVGEKVKVAAKVPAAWAPQLGGLEGFDFTVAAPAGARHATLYSVDPAVDESSRSFEVVGVADNPAGALRPGMFADVTLQAPESARSLWLPVTAVATSDMSQVMVVEDGAIALRRVQVGRRVDDSLEILAGIEDGQPVVADVAGLNRGAPVRVVGGPADANS; this is translated from the coding sequence ATGAGCGCTCGACATCGGACACCGCTGACGATCATCGCCGCCAGCCTGCTGGCCTCGATCATGGCGGCCTGCCACCCGGGCGGTGGCGAAACCCCCGAGGCCGCGGCAGCGGTCCGGGAGGCCGCGCTGGCGCCGCGCGAGGTGCGGCTGATCACCCCGGAGGTCCGCGAGGAGCGGCGCTCCATCCAGCTCGTTGGCGAGATCCGGGCCTTCGACTCGGTCGAGGTCTCGCCCGAGGTGGCGGGCAAGGTGGAGGCGGTGCGCGCCGAGGTCGGGGACCGGGTGCGCAGCGGCCAGCCGCTGGCCGAGATCGACCGCACCACGTACAAGATCTACCTCGACCAGGCCGAGGCGCAGCTGCTCGCCGCCAGCGCAGACCTCGAGCTCGCCGCCAAGGAGCTCGAGCGCAAGCGCGACCTGCTGTCGGACAACACGATCGCCCCGGCCACCTTCGACCAGGCCAAGGCGGCCCACGACCTGGCCAAGGCCCAGGTCCAGTCCGCCGAGGCGGCGCGCAGCCTCGCCCAGCGCAACTGGGAGCGCAGCGTTCTCCGCGCCCCGGCGTCCGGAGCCATCACCAGCCGCAGCGTGGTCGCCGGCCAGTGGACCGATGTCGGGCAGCCGCTGTTCGAGCTCGCGGTCGGGGAGAAGGTCAAGGTCGCGGCGAAAGTGCCGGCCGCCTGGGCGCCGCAGCTCGGCGGGCTGGAAGGGTTCGACTTCACGGTGGCGGCGCCCGCGGGCGCCCGCCACGCCACGCTGTACAGCGTCGACCCGGCGGTCGACGAGTCGTCGCGATCGTTCGAGGTGGTTGGGGTCGCCGACAACCCTGCCGGCGCCCTCCGCCCGGGGATGTTCGCCGACGTGACCCTGCAGGCCCCCGAGAGCGCGCGCAGCCTGTGGCTGCCGGTGACGGCGGTTGCCACCTCGGACATGTCACAGGTGATGGTGGTGGAGGATGGCGCGATCGCGCTTCGCCGCGTCCAGGTCGGCCGCCGGGTCGACGACTCGCTCGAGATCCTGGCCGGGATCGAGGATGGCCAACCGGTGGTCGCAGACGTCGCCGGCCTCAACCGCGGCGCGCCGGTGCGCGTGGTCGGTGGCCCCGCCGATGCGAACTCCTGA